One Fontisphaera persica DNA window includes the following coding sequences:
- a CDS encoding GNAT family N-acetyltransferase: MNEDSDPSSTKRPRRRRSRASSPAVEIREMRLEDVPQVFALGQELFTAEKLPTLYRSWDDHELAQLFSSEAEFCLVAESQDRIVGFALGRVMEKPQNAWKYGWLLWLGVSPQFKGRGLARRLLNQLTERFIAREARIMLVDTDEENHEALKFFRKNGFGQEIRHVYLSRNLDDYPRKNGGG; encoded by the coding sequence ATGAACGAAGACAGCGACCCTTCATCAACCAAACGCCCCCGGCGGCGGCGCTCCCGCGCCTCCTCTCCGGCGGTCGAAATCCGCGAAATGCGCCTCGAAGACGTGCCCCAGGTCTTCGCCCTCGGCCAGGAATTGTTCACTGCCGAAAAACTGCCCACCCTCTACCGCTCCTGGGACGACCACGAGCTGGCCCAACTCTTCAGCTCGGAGGCCGAATTTTGCCTCGTTGCCGAAAGCCAGGACCGCATCGTCGGCTTTGCCCTCGGCCGCGTCATGGAAAAACCCCAAAACGCATGGAAATACGGCTGGCTCCTCTGGCTGGGAGTCTCCCCCCAATTCAAGGGACGCGGCCTCGCCCGGCGTCTGCTCAATCAGCTCACCGAGCGCTTCATCGCCCGCGAAGCGCGCATCATGCTGGTGGACACCGACGAGGAAAACCATGAAGCGCTCAAGTTTTTCCGTAAAAACGGCTTCGGCCAGGAAATCCGCCACGTGTACCTCTCCCGCAATCTCGACGATTACCCCCGCAAAAACGGCGGCGGCTGA